The proteins below come from a single Paramormyrops kingsleyae isolate MSU_618 chromosome 25, PKINGS_0.4, whole genome shotgun sequence genomic window:
- the pcm1 gene encoding pericentriolar material 1 protein isoform X5, giving the protein MATGGALFDDSAEDQDLANWATSNGGLGLEDRLNNMDWGTQQQKKANRSSEKNKKKVAEAAESLLTNSISPESTPGAGRRQRARTPHSYATQMSVPEQAELERLRQRINFTDLDQRSIGSDSQGRVTAANNQRQLAENKKPFNFLPLCVNTNNSKQPTSATLATASVGKDSSVQRKDSSRLERGSPISDGRGEAGIDSRQVVTKLVQIRDCIRKASSMRDDLAEKADVPANVEHLSHLIDHLKEEEKSYLRFLQKTLAREDDLRALASPGGTSLLADLTPLNAESGHSAGRDVLRMLGAKEDLENPRKKQDLLKKYLEQHEELRALKSRQTALMSIQSNMPQMPPLDDTVVTETTGSVSGLSITSELNDELNDLIQRFHNQLHDTQTKTVPDNRRQAESLSLSREAARGRHTLASAKRATLQQLQDKKETMDKILQELHTLRDQTLNNNPCRGGPILSQRSTDQRTSLSGGRSMGFGRDGGSHVTSGLESSGSYAEGNISPGAKLRKYSSWHYCASRKLKEVHTRLNELRELVQYYEQTSDMMVDAVNENIRDEDEEDSQDGSIFETIFDSEHDNHEPVTNIRNPPGNWMDVNSLTNGRASNNHDGRLNTDCEINNRSAANLRSFNIPSVIECQYNRDRPFEEVKDGNEEEDEDDEALGDEDDEVARHGDSEGSASSRRSSLDEDAEFAQKVHRLQTAKEKLRHLQELVTMVQSDDTDGTVANEDEGPSQRPNNAPESVKVSPPEVAREELYQARLREQQQELRRLQEERLRLMEIQGKIQDLQWACPDLQSSVSSTSDQGPRKVPAAASTPAVGPTTSSAATATLDLLKPKTDASAPDKELWSEMQRRRFQREELRQRRKQLESLMAEHQRRSGLGRAGLPPDERTMATWGGSTPSHLNEDDEGYPSEMGDEEEEGDYSSNEDVSYPGRKSKAYNGRTSRNSGPKASKPPPVHSSGHPASGSGSQPRLQRQAGGPGGTRRQENLRWASECSFKEGRSHWQEQVGQLKKQLDFSTSMCHTLMQDQQTLSYMLQSLITSPYNMLPGNLGSPQVHLLMHQLNQCYTQLAWQQTNVQRLRHALDELLRQQQQPQPSQQPQQGTPSASGGPFLPFSLLSMPGLAPFSPLPSGFGFDPTFPPGGPSFTKTPVQQAGGEQQQTPADHNASNKTDYMGFSQAFDRASASVMDTWTQKDGEGGTPSQRSGQQPHPHAPMAHGSLESLSSMPDPSDPTTVTKTFRSGGKASAQASLASRDKTPGSKGRRRRGKGHTKIKGPDSDAGSSGSELSQGLASHSRSKEPDQDLLDRLTRKKLDGKSSELKANEISSACSWRASVHSNSFACAEAQDTSSDLSLFEALRETIYSEVAALISQNESRPHYLIELFHELQQLSTDYLRQRALFSIQDILRRHQAEGKAAKERSLFQGPVDWAATSNLELTPSESLATSDTDGSEKNGVKLTLSTKRNDAESLDNESNQSTPSNHFAKNDLGTTVIHLDKALARMKVQDHSQQQAEGPTAMLTEGASESPDIHCPHIDTQQLDRQIKAIMTEVIPFLKEHMDELCSPQLLSSVRRMVLELTQHNDDSKEFVRFFHRQLGGILQDSLRKFAGQTLKECGEDLLVEISEILFNELAFFRLMQDLDASSRLGGKQKARMKAQATARKCPQAEEAKPQEADEPHSPASHDEDKDQDDTEREGPANNPQPNECGGSAGASDREEEDEDEDGTGLPLSISLSKAETQPLTNYGSGEDEGEEEELEEFETGPVDVQTSLQASHEVSCGQEQGANDVPENSSQEKLDESICSDAVKRSESIELTTVSPVMEEKQDGGASQVGGEGASVAGSAPAALGGTSPWSSPTCSPDTDSPVIINEHEVGSGNLSQKSDEDDFVKVEDLPLQLSVMCKEELQKRIAEEQLNNNLSAEILSTAVGETVLVGNSQALKEPETVGAQSA; this is encoded by the exons ATGGCTACAGGCGGGGCTTTGTTTGATGACAGTGCTGAGGACCAAGACCTGGCCAACTGGGCCACCAGCAATGGTGGATTGGGACTGGAAGACAGACTTAACAACATG GACTGGGGGACACAGCAGCAGAAGAAAGCCAACCGCTCCTCTGAGAAGAACAAGAAGAAGGTTGCTGAGGCGGCAGAGAGCCTTCTGACCAATAGCATCTCGCCAGAGTCCACACCGGGAGCTGGGCGACGCCAGCGAGCGCGCACCCCGCACTCATATGCCACCCAGATGTCTGTTCCGGAACAAGCAGAACTGGAGAGGCTGCGGCAACGGATCAACTTCACGGACCTGGACCAG AGGAGCATCGGGAGCGATTCTCAGGGCAGAGTCACGGCGGCAAACAACCAGAGGCAGCTGGCTGAGAACAAGAAGCCCTTCAACTTCCTGCCACTGTGTGTCAACACCAACAACAGCAAGCAGCCAACTTCAGCCACCCTGGCAACTGCCTCTGTGGGGAAAGACTCATCCGTGCAGCGCAAAGACTCCTCTCGCCTGGAGCGAGGGTCACCCATCTCTGACGGCAGGGGCGAAGCAGGGATTGACAGCCGTCAG GTTGTGACCAAGCTGGTTCAGATTCGGGACTGCATCAGAAAGGCCAGCTCCATGCGAGATGACCTGGCAGAGAAAGCTGATGTCCCAGCCAATGTCGAGCACCTGTCTCATCTCATCGATCACCTGAAGGAAGAAGAGAAGTCCTATTTGAGATTTCTGCAGAAAACATTG GCCAGGGAGGATGACCTTCGCGCCCTAGCATCCCCAGGGGGGACCAGTTTATTGGCAGACCTCACACCCTTGAACGCTGAGAGCGGACACTCCGCG GGCCGGGATGTCCTCCGCATGCTAGGAGCAAAGGAGGACCTGGAGAACCCCCGCAAGAAGCAGGACCTTCTGAAAAAGTATCTAGAGCAGCATGAGGAGCTGCGGGCCCTTAAGAGCCGGCAGACCGCTCTTATGTCCATCCAGAGCAACATGCCGCAGATGCCACCCCTGGACGACACGG TTGTGACTGAGACGACGGGTAGCGTGTCTGGCCTCAGCATCACATCAGAGCTGAATGATGAGTTGAATGACCTTATACAGCGTTTCCACAATCAGCTTCATGACACACAG ACAAAGACTGTTCCAGACAACCGGAGGCAAGCGGAGAGCCTGTCGCTTTCCAGGGAGGCAGCACGGGGAAGGCACACACTCGCCAGTGCCAAGCGTGCCACTCTGCAGCAACTCCAGGACAAGAAGGAGACCATGGACAAGATCCTGCAGGAACTGCACACGCTCCGAGACCAGACACTGAACAACAACCCTT GTCGAGGGGGCCCTATTCTGTCTCAACGTAGCACAGACCAGAGAACCTCACTGTCTGGGGGACGCTCTATGGGCTTCGGCCGGGATGGcggcagtcatgtgacctctgGATTGGAGTCCAGTGGCTCCTATGCTGAAGGCAACATCAGTCCAGGCGCCAAACTCCG GAAGTACAGCTCTTGGCATTACTGTGCAAGCAGGAAGCTGAAGGAGGTGCACACCCGCCTGAATGAGCTGAGGGAGCTGGTGCAGTACTACGAACAGACGTCCGACATGATGGTGGATGCCGTCAACGAGAACATCCgtgatgaggatgaggaagacAGCCAGGACGGCTCCATCTTTGAGACCATATTTGATTCGGAGCATGACAACCACGAGCCAGTCACCAACATAAG AAACCCACCTGGCAACTGGATGGATGTGAACAGCCTCACCAACGGTCGTGCCTCTAACAACCATGATGGGCGGCTGAACACTGACTGTGAGATCAACAACCGCTCAGCAGCTAACCTGAGGAGCTTCAACATCCCCTCTGTGATAG AGTGCCAGTACAACCGGGACCGCCCCTTTGAGGAGGTGAAGGATGGCAatgaggaggaggacgaggatgACGAAGCCCTGGGGGACGAGGACGACGAGGTCGCACGGCATGGCGACAGTGAGGGCTCTGCTTCCAGTCGCAGGAGCAGCCTGGACGAGGATGCAGAGTTTGCACAGAAGGTCCACCGGCTGCAGACCGCGAAGGAGAAGCTGCGACATTTGCAGGAGCTGGTGACCATGGTGCAG AGCGATGACACTGATGGCACCGTGGCCAATGAGGACGAGGGGCCAAGTCAGCGGCCCAACAATGCTCCCGAATCTGTGAAAGTCTCTCCTCCCGAGGTAGCCAG GGAGGAGCTGTATCAGGCACGGCTGCGGGAGCAACAGCAGGAGCTCAGACGGCTGCAGGAGGAGCGGCTGAGGCTGATGGAGATTCAGGGGAAAATCCAGGACCTGCAGTGGGCCTGTCCTGACCTGCAG TCATCCGTGTCCAGCACGAGTGATCAAGGCCCCAGGAAGGTCCCTGCTGCGGCCTCCACCCCGGCCGTGGGTCCGACCACCTCCTCAGCAGCCACTGCGACCCTGGATTTACTGAAGCCCAAGACGGATGCATCCGCCCCAGACAAGGAG CTGTGGTCAGAGATGCAGCGCCGCCGCTTCCAGAGAGAGGAGCTGAGGCAGCGCCGCAAGCAGCTCGAGTCCCTGATGGCAGAGCACCAACGCCGCAGCGGCCTGGGCCGTGCCGGGCTCCCGCCGGATGAGAG GACAATGGCCACCTGGGGGGGATCAACACCCAGTCATCTCAATGAGGATGACGAAGGCTACCCCTCTGAGATGggagatgaggaggaggagggagactACAGCTCCAATGAGGACGTCTCGTACCCTGGTCGAAAGAGCAAGGCCTACAATGGCAGAACATCTAGAAACAG CGGCCCAAAAGCCTCCAAGCCTCCGCCTGTGCACAGCTCTGGCCATCCGGCCTCTGGTTCTGGGTCGCAGCCCCGGCTCCAGCGGCAAGCCGGAGGCCCCGGGGGAACTCGGCGTCAGGAGAACCTGCGCTGGGCCTCGGAGTGCTCCTTCAAGGAGGGCCGCTCCCACTGGCAGGAGCAGGTGGGCCAGCTGAAGAAGCAACTGGACTTCAGCACCAGCATGTGCCACACGCTCATGCAGGACCAGCag ACACTGTCCTATATGCTGCAGAGCCTAATCACCAGCCCTTACAACATGTTGCCCGGCAACCTGGGCTCGCCGCAGGTGCACCTGCTCATGCACCAGCTAAACCAGTGCTACACGCAGCTGGCATGGCAACAGACCAACGTGCAGAG GCTTCGCCACGCCCTGGACGAGCTCCtccggcaacagcagcagccgCAGCCCTCCCAGCAACCCCAGCAAGGCACCCCATCTGCGTCCGGGGGGCCCTTCCTGCCCTTCAGCCTCCTGAGCATGCCTGGGCTGGCCCCCTTCTCTCCCCTGCCCTCCG GCTTTGGTTTCGACCCGACGTTCCCACCAGGGGGGCCCAGCTTCACGAAGACCCCTGTGCAGCAGGCTGGGGGCGAGCAGCAGCAGACGCCGGCTGACCACAACGCCTCCAACAAGACGGATTACATGGGCTTCTCGCAGGCCTTTGACAGGGCTTCTGCAAGTGTCATGGACACCTG GACCCAGAAGGATGGCGAGGGTGGCACCCCTAGCCAGAGGAGCGGCCAGCAGCCGCATCCCCACGCGCCAATGGCCCATGGCTCCCTGGAAAGCCTCAGCAGCATGCCTGACCCCAGCGACCCCACCACAGTCACCAAGACCTTCCGCTCAGGTGGCAAGGCCTCAGCCCAGGCCAGCCTGGCCTCCAGGGACAAAACTCCTGGCTCCAAGGGCAGGCGGCGCAGGGGCAAGGGACACACCAAGATCAAGG GGCCGGACAGTGATGCAGGCTCTAGTGGCAGTGAGCTCAGCCAGGGTTTGGCCTCGCACAGCAGGTCCAAGGAGCCCGATCAGGACCTGCTGGACAGGTTGACTCGAAAGAAACTGGATGGCAAATCCAGTGAGCTCAAGGCCAACGAGATCTCCTCAG CATGTTCTTGGAGAGCATCAGTCCACTCTAACAGCTTTGCATGTGCTGAAGCTCAAG ATACCAGCAGCGATCTCTCACTGTTCGAGGCACTACGGGAAACCATCTATTCAGAGGTGGCTGCTCTGATATCCCAGAACGAGTCCCGACCACACTATCTCATCGAGCTGTTCCATGAGTTGCAGCAGCTCAGCACTGACTACCTGCGGCAGAGGGCGCTCTTCTCCATACAG GACATACTCAGGAGGCACCAGGCTGAAGGCAAGGCTGCGAAGGAGCGGAGCCTCTTCCAGGGCCCCGTGGACTGGGCTGCAACCTCCAACCTGGAGCTCACGCCCAGCGAAAGCCTGGCCACCAGTGACACG GATGGCTCTGAAAAAAATGGCGTCAAGCTGACTTTGAGCACAAAGCGGAATGACGCCGAGTCTTTGGATAATGAGAGTAACCAGTCAACCCCCTCCAACCACTTTGCCAAGAATGATTTAG GCACCACGGTGATCCACCTGGACAAGGCGCTGGCCCGGATGAAAGTGCAGGACCACTCACAGCAGCAGGCCGAGGGTCCCACGGCCATGCTAACGGAAG GTGCTTCCGAGAGCCCTGACATCCACTGTCCCCACATTGACACCCAGCAACTGGACAGGCAGATCAAGGCCATCATGACGGAGGTCATACCCTTTCTGAAG GAGCACATGGATGAGCTGTGCTCCCCCCAGCTGCTCTCCTCAGTCAGGCGAATGGTGTTGGAGCTGACCCAGCACAATGACGACAGCAAGGAGTTTGTGCGCTTCTTCCACCGCCAGCTAGGGGGCATACTACAG GACTCCCTAAGAAAGTTTGCTGGACAGACGCTAAAGGAGTGTGGCGAGGACCTGCTGGTGGAGATTTCAGAGATCCTGTTCAATGAGCTGGCCTTCTTCCGCCTCATGCAGGACCTCGACGCCAGCAGCCGCCTGGGAGGGAAGCAGAAGGCCAGGATGAAAGCCCAGGCCACAGCCAGGAAATGCCCGCAGGCGGAG GAAGCCAAGCCCCAGGAAGCAGATGAGCCCCACTCACCTGCCAGTCATGATGAAGACAAA GACCAAGATGACACTGAGAGGGAGGGGCCAGCCAACAACCCCCAACCAAATGAGTGTGGAGGGAGCGCAGGAGCCTCAGACAGGGAGGAGGAAGACGAGGATGAGGATGGCACTGGACTGCCCCTCTCCATAA GTCTGTCAAAGGCAGAGACCCAGCCCCTAACTAACTATGGCAGTGGAGAAGATGAGGGtgaagaggaggagctggaggagtttGAGACGGGGCCTGTCGATGTGCAGACATCTCTGCAGGCCAGCCACGAGGTGTCATGTGGCCAAGAGCAG GGAGCAAATGACGTCCCAGAGAACAGCAGCCAGGAAAAATTGGATGAGAGCATTTGCAGTGATGCTG TAAAAAGGTCCGAGTCCATAGAGCTGACTACAGTCTCTCCAGTGATGGAAGAGAAGCAGGATGGGGGTGCCTCCCAGGTGGGCGGTGAGGGGGCCTCTGTGGCCGGCAGCGCCCCGGCCGCCTTGGGGGGGACGTCACCCTGGAGCTCGCCCACCTGCAGCCCAGACACAGACTCTCCTGTCATCATTAATGAGCAT GAAGTTGGGTCTGGAAATTTAAGCCAGAAGTCAGATGAAGATGACTTTGTCAAAGTGGAAGATCTTCCCCTGCAGCTGTCAGTCATGTGCAAG GAGGAGCTTCAGAAAAGAATAGCTGAGGAACAGCTAAACAACAACCTGTCAGCAGAAATCCTCAGTACAGCTGTTGGGGAAACCGTTCTTGTTGGAAACTCTCAAGCACTAAAAGAGCCAG AGACCGTCGGCGCTCAGAGTGCGTGA